The sequence CTACGAGACCGTTTCGGCGATCGACGAAGGAGACCTGGACGGGTTGTGCGAGGAACTGGGCGACCTGCTGCTGCATGTGGCGTTTCATGGCGTGATTGCCGAGGGAGACGAGCGGTTTTCGATCACGGACATTATCCGCAAGGAAACCGCGAAGCTGGTGAAGCGCCACCCGCATGTGTTCGAGGATACGCAGGTGAAAGATTCGGGATCGGTGATGCGTAATTGGGAACGGATCAAGTTGGCGGAGGGGGCAAAGAAATCGGCGCTGGAGGGGGTGCCCCGGCAACTCCCCGCCCTCCTCAGGGCGCATCGCATCCAGCAAAAAGCCTCCGGCGTGGGGTTCGATTTTCCGGAGCGGGCGGATGCCTGGAAGAAAGTCGTCGAGGAGATCCGGGAATTTGCGGAGGTGGACGCCCCGGGCGTTTCACCCGAAGAAAGGGAGCGCGAGTTCGGCGATGTGCTCTTTGCCCTGGTGAATTATGCGCGGATGAGCGGCCTCAATGCAGAAAACGCGCTCTCCCGTACGAACGATATGTTCGTACGGCGCTTCAGGCATATCGAGGAGCGGCTGGCGGCGTCGGGCCGGACCCCTGCCGAAGCTGACCTGACGGAAATGGATGCCTTCTGGGAGGAGGCGAAGGGACTGGATGCGTAAGACGGCAGCGGCTCGGCTTGACCGTCCTTGTAGCCGACCCGGGCATTTGGCGGCGGAAATCCGATCAACCTGTTATTCCACAAGCCGCTTCAATTCCTGCACGCGCCGGATGATGGCTGCCCGTTCCATCTTTTGATATTTTTCGGGCAGCAGGGCTCTGCTTGTACATTCCAGTACCGCTACCAGCGTTTGCAACTCCACTTCCTCAGGGTAGGCGGGCGGGATGAAATCGCGTACGGCTTCTTCGAGAATCTTTTTTGTAATGGGGTATACGCCCGTCGCCATGCTCGGTAGCACGATACCGTCTTCTGTCCGTTGCACGCCCGCCCGGAACTTTGCCCGCGTAAACAGCGCCTCCATGTCTGCTCCGCTGAACGGGCGGTCACTGTCAAGCAGTACATCCGGTATGTCGCGCATGTCCAGCCGGGCGCCGGTCCGCTGCATGGTGACACGGAGCAGTTCTTCTCGTTCTTCTTTCTCTTCCGGGTAGAAAAGAGCGATGTGTTCTTCGGCGCGTCCCTGTCGTTTCAGGTCGATGGGCATCAGGTCCGGGCGTGCCGTGACGAGGAAGAAGAGAATGCGCCCCCGGTGCGACGGGTTGCTCATGAAGGTGGCGATCTGCCCGAATACCCGGCTGGAAACGCCCGAGTCGCCCTGGGCGTCGCGGTTGCCGAGCGCCGTGTCCGCCTCGTCGATCATTACCGCCACCGGCGTCATGGCCTCGAGCAGATGGAGAATCTTTTCGAGATTGCCTTCCGTGACGCCCTGCCACTGCGAGCGGAAGTTTTTCAGCGTGACCATCGGGATGCCTATCTCGCCCGCAAAGCAGGTGATCAGGAAGGTTTTGCCCGTTCCCACGGGACCGCTGACCAGATACCCCATAGGCAGCACATCCGGGCGGGCGGCCCGCAACGCGTCGGCAGCCTGCCGGAGATGCGCCTTCGCTTCCCGGTGCCCCGCCACCATGTCGAGCGTGAGTTCGGTTTCCACGAATTCCAGCATACCGTATGCTTCCGCTTCGATGAACTCCTTTTTCATGCTGGAAAGCGCCTCGAACGTCAGCAGGGTGCGGTTTTCGAGCACGTCGGCAAGAATCGTGCGGAGTTGGATATAGCCCAGTCCGGCGGTATGGTGGGCTACGGCTTCCGGGGAGACCTCCGAATGTTGCGCAAAGATATTTGCCCGGTCGAGGAGAGACCAGCGCACGAAGGCGTGCCGGGCTTCTTCGTCCGGCATGGGAATCCGTATTTCCGCCGTGTACGGACTTTGCACGAGTTGCCGGTTCAGGTCCGTGAGGTTTTCCGCAATGAGGCAGAGGGTGAAGTCGCCTTCAAGGAAGAGGGGGTCGTGCGCCCATTTCTGGAGAAACACGAGCGCGTTCCGATCTTCGGCGGAATACATGGAAGCCTCGGCCATCGGAACGATGGTTTCCGCAAAATCCACGATACAGGCAATGCGCAGGCCGTCGGCAAGGCGGGTGCGAAAATAATTTTCCAGCACGGAAAACACGCGGACCGGGTCTCTTGGGAGGGCGCGCGCATAATCGGTGCCGAAAATGGCGTCGTACCCCGAAACGGCCCGGTGGAAGTCTTTTCGCGATGCGGCGTCGGCAAAGTGGATGCCAGCGGAACGGTCGTAAAAAATGACCACGTCCCGCGCTGCAAACAGGTCGTTTATCAGAAATTCCCGAAGCGGGGCGTATCCGGGCTTTCCTTCTTCGGTTTCTCCCGGGACGAGATCGCGGACATTGCCGTACAGGATGAACTGCGTGAGCGTCTTCGTGAGGTACTTGCGCGCAAGATCACGGGCCCAGGATGGATATCGGGACCAGGTGTCGGGCAGGGAAGCCTGGTCCGTTCCGGCGGGTGTTTCGATTGGGGGAGCGTCGTTGCGCAGCATTCCTTCCGGCGACGAATGCTCCGTCGCCTCCCCGGATTCGGGGGTCTGCCGTTCCACCGGAGAAGGCGTGTGGCTTTGATCGGTCATGGTCTCGCGTCCGGGCCTGTGTACCTTTGGAGGCGCCTTCGGACAGGGCTTGGAAAACGGGCGCGACTTTGCCGGAACTCACCGTATCCGTACAAGCGAATGCGTTTGGTCGTAGGCCGTGCCGGAAAAACCTTCTATCCGTAAACGATAAAAGTACGTACCCGACGGGAGTCGGGTTGCATCGAAGGGAATATGATGCCACCCTTCGCTCTCGGCAGCTCCTTCGGCGAGATTCGCCACGCTGCGTCCAAGCGCATCGAACACGGTCAGGTGGACGATGCCGTCCCGGGGCAGATAATACCGGATGGTCGAGGTGTGGAAAAACGGTTCCGGATAGTTCTCGGTGAGCACATGGCGTTCCGGGCGTTCGAGCGTTGCGGCGACCGTAGCCAGCAACTGTTCCCGTCCGCTTGCCGAGCGGCCATAGAGCCGGTACGATATCTGCCCCGACCAGGTCGCGCCCCCATCCGTGAAATCGCCTGGATGCAACTGGTCCCCCTCGAAAATAACCACGGAAGCAGGACCTTCCACACGCTCTATGCGATAGCCGGCGATGTTGCCGGCATCGAGAAATTCCCAGGACAGATGCACCACGCCGTCTTCATCACTCCGGACGGCAAGCGCGGCGCGGCCGAGCGGGGCATTGCCCGTTACGAGCAGGGTGCGGATGCGCTCGACCAGATCATCGAAGATGGCAAGATTGTTTTCCCCCGGGCAACTCGTAGCCGCGCCGGGAAACTGGCCGTGTCCGCGCAGGTTGTCCGGCGAAACCCCGTAACTTTCGGAAAGAAACGAAAAGGTGACGGCCAGCGAATCGAAGGTGGGCGGCGCCAGCGTGTCTATACACCGGGCGATATAGGGGGGATGATAGCACCCCAGCATACACACCCCGATATTTCCGGTGTTGTGGCCGCCCACATGTGCGCCCATCGCCAGGGGGGGCACGGAATCGAGCGAGGCGTCACCCCGTAAAAAGGGCCGACCCTGGTAGAGCCGGCCGCTTTGGTCCAGTACGAAATGGTATCCGATGTCGCTCCATCCCCGGATATTCTGGTGCAGGTTCTGGATGGCTTTCAGTTGCTCCAGTCCCTCTTCGTGCGTGGTAGCCCAGAAACCGGCGGCATGGTGGAAGGCCATGTTCCGGTAATTGGGGCGGGCCAGCGCCACGGGATTGCCCCGGAAGGGATCGGCGTTCCATGCCTTTCTGTCGTACATGAAGGGCGGGAGGATGATGCCCGATTTCTGCAGACGGACTTCGCCGGTTTCTTCGGGGGGCGCTTCCCCTTGATCGCCCCGTTCTCCTTCGCGTTTCTCGACGGCTTCCCCCCGGTCCGCATCCTGGCGGTTATCGAAGACGCCCGCAGCGGCGAGGCGAACGGCCGCCCGCGTTTCGAAGCGGATCTCGAACCGGCCCGCCGTAAACACATCATCTCCGTGAAAACCGGCGAAGAACGTATCTCCGGTGGCCGAAAACACGACACGCAGCGCGCGCCAGGGACCGTTTTCGAAGCGCACCCATCCGGTCAGATTTCGGTCTGAAGTAGTGCCCTGTACGACGAAGCCGGTGGCCTCGGCGGGGATGGGTTCGGTGACCCATGCCGGTTCTCCCGTTTTGGAGAGAGGGGACGGCGCCAGCGTTACGGCGTCGGTTCCGAGATCGGCGAACAGGGAAGATGCCTGCTGTGCGGCGGCGGGCACGGAGGCTGCGGTCCATCCCATCCATCCCAGCACGACGGCCATACACAATGACAGTGCACGGCAGCTATCCGCGCGCAGCCGTTTTTTCCGGAGTGTCCTGGCGGGATGCCGCATAAAAGATCGTCTCAAAATCCAAGATCGACCGTGAACCAGTGCGTCTGTTCGAGGCGCCCGAAATCCGCCCAGGCATAATCGATGCGGACGCGGAGCGCCCTGTCGATACGAAGATTCAGACCTCCTCCCATAGTAAGTCCTTGTTCGCTGTCTGCTTCGAACAGGTTACGGTAGCCCGCCCGTAATGCGATCAGGTTCCGGAAGTCGTACTCTGCGCCGAAGTTTACGTATTCGTAGTTGTCGTTCGGGTGGGTTGCGTCGGTGGAAAGCGCGATGGTATGACTCGCGGTCCGTAACGCGTCCCAGGACAGGCCGATCCGAAACAGGAGCGGCAGCGGATGCCGATCCATTAGATATTCGGAATTGACGATCTCCACCACACCGCCCTGATTTGGCGTCGGGTCCGTACTGAACACGATGTCGCGCCCGCTCATTTGCATCTTGGGCCCGAAGTTCGAGAAACTGGCGCCGAGGCGCAGCCGCTCATAGGGCGTCGTGAACAGCGTACCCACATCGAGGGCAATGGACGACGCCGTGCTGTGCCAGATGCGTTCCTGAATGAACTTGAAGCTTCCGCCGATGGAGAAGCGGTCCGTCAGCGATCGCCCGTACGACACCTGGATTGCGTAGTTCTGCACCTTGAAACGTTCCCCGGTGCCCTCCGGCTGTGCAATCGTACGCACGAGCATATCCCCGGAATCAAGATAGATCAACGAAGCGGCCAGCGTGCCCACATTGCCGAGCGATGTGCCGAAAGCAGCGAAGTTGTACGCGATGTCGGCAAGATACCGGGTGTGCGCCAACTGCACGGAGGCGCCGGGCAGCAGCGCGAGGCCCGCCGGATTCCAGTACATTGCCGACAGGTCGTTCGCCTGTGCGACAAACGCGCCGCCCAGCGCAATGGGCCGGGCGCCCACGCCGATTTTCAGAAATTGCGCTGCTGTCGAGCCCGTTTTCGTAATGGTCTCGTTTCGGGGCGCCGAGGCATTCTCCTGCCCCCGCACTTCGAGGGGCAGCATCAGCAGAACAGCTATCGCAGCGAAATATCTCATGTCACTTTATGACGGCGAATTTTCCGATAGCCGATCCCTCCGGAGCATCCACATGGAAGATGTAGAGGCCGTAGGCGATGTTCATGTTGTCGCGGGTGCGCAGGTCCCAGAAGACCTTGCCGTCGTCCACCGCACTGCTGTGTTCGATCGTATCGACCAGTTCCCCGGCGAGCGTGTAGATGCGGATCGTGCATTCTTTCGGCACATTGGCGAAATACAGCCGGCGGTCGCCCCGTTCGGTATTTGCAATCGGGTTTCTGGGTTCGATCTCGTTCGTGGCGACGTAGGGATTGGGCACCACGTAGATATTGTCTAACGCTTCCCTGGCCAGAGCGGGGTCCGATCCGGCGGCCGCCGTGCGGAACGTATAGGTATCTTCGTCGGCGAACGGTTTGTTCGTTCGGATGAAAAACACATCTCCGGCGCCGGGCGGTTCGGCATCGCCTCCTGCCTCCACCGGGAAGCGGACCTGCCAGGTGGCAAGGTCGCGTCCGTCAATGTTTTCCACGAAAATGATGGCTTCATTCAGGTCCCAGACTCCGTTTCGATTGGCGTCCGGCACGAATGCCCGGATCGACTCGTTCGCTTTGGTCAGATTGACGATTTCGAAGGGAAGGTCCAGATTCGTCACAAAGGCCTGCATGACAGTGGCGTCGTCGAACCGTATCTCGTAATCGCTGGGTTGTCCGCGCCGCCCCGGTCCGGCGGAGGCCACCCGTACTTCGAACGGCAACATGGCATTGCCCTGGGTCCACCCTGTCTGTTCGGCGTCGATCTCCAGGACGTGATCCTGTATGAACACATGCAGTCCTTCGAAGACGGGGTTGCCTTCCTCTTTTTGCAGGAGGCCGCTTTGGTAGATGGGTGCATACAGGAACGAGGCGACAAGTCTCTGGAAAGCCTCGATATTCGCATCGGACAGGATTTCGACGGATCCTGCCTCGGGATATAGCACATATTCCGAACCGGCCTCCAGCATGCGCCCGTCCTCCGTGCGCAGCGTGAAGGAATCCGCGACGATATTTTTGTGACCCAGTCCGGAAAACTGTCCCGGCCGTGCGGTCACGGTCACCGTACGCGGGAGTTCGTTGGTTACCGTGTAGACCGTTCTGGCGCCATCCTTGTCGAAGTCGATCCGGTACGGGTTGCCGTCCGCTATAGCCGGCGCATCCACGATCACGATCTCCAGGTCGCCGGTAGCTACGCCCTCCGTATGATCGAGTTGGATGGAAGGCGCCACATACCCCGCTGCCGGCGGACGGGGTACGACGGCCATGGCGTTCACATCGAAGACATACTCGTCCGTCGTGGGGTTGTACGTGATGGTCTTGCTCGTTTCCGTGGGGGGGATGCCGCCGGAGAATCCCTGTACGTCGTTGCCCGCATAGCCCCGGTCGTAGGCGCTGACCGCATAGTAATAGGTCTGTCCGTTGCGTACGTTGTTCGAGTCCACGTAGGTATGAAACAGCCCTGTATCGTCTCCAAGGTCGTAGGCGATGCCGCGATCGGCGAACGGAATG comes from Bacteroidetes bacterium SB0662_bin_6 and encodes:
- the mazG gene encoding nucleoside triphosphate pyrophosphohydrolase codes for the protein MPSVPAKKVSTKKNAYDHIVDPAFTPDEEEQAAYATFSAIVRQLRRDCPWDREQTHESVKHLLIEEAYETVSAIDEGDLDGLCEELGDLLLHVAFHGVIAEGDERFSITDIIRKETAKLVKRHPHVFEDTQVKDSGSVMRNWERIKLAEGAKKSALEGVPRQLPALLRAHRIQQKASGVGFDFPERADAWKKVVEEIREFAEVDAPGVSPEEREREFGDVLFALVNYARMSGLNAENALSRTNDMFVRRFRHIEERLAASGRTPAEADLTEMDAFWEEAKGLDA
- a CDS encoding AAA family ATPase, with the protein product MLRNDAPPIETPAGTDQASLPDTWSRYPSWARDLARKYLTKTLTQFILYGNVRDLVPGETEEGKPGYAPLREFLINDLFAARDVVIFYDRSAGIHFADAASRKDFHRAVSGYDAIFGTDYARALPRDPVRVFSVLENYFRTRLADGLRIACIVDFAETIVPMAEASMYSAEDRNALVFLQKWAHDPLFLEGDFTLCLIAENLTDLNRQLVQSPYTAEIRIPMPDEEARHAFVRWSLLDRANIFAQHSEVSPEAVAHHTAGLGYIQLRTILADVLENRTLLTFEALSSMKKEFIEAEAYGMLEFVETELTLDMVAGHREAKAHLRQAADALRAARPDVLPMGYLVSGPVGTGKTFLITCFAGEIGIPMVTLKNFRSQWQGVTEGNLEKILHLLEAMTPVAVMIDEADTALGNRDAQGDSGVSSRVFGQIATFMSNPSHRGRILFFLVTARPDLMPIDLKRQGRAEEHIALFYPEEKEEREELLRVTMQRTGARLDMRDIPDVLLDSDRPFSGADMEALFTRAKFRAGVQRTEDGIVLPSMATGVYPITKKILEEAVRDFIPPAYPEEVELQTLVAVLECTSRALLPEKYQKMERAAIIRRVQELKRLVE
- a CDS encoding UPF0164 family protein, translated to MRYFAAIAVLLMLPLEVRGQENASAPRNETITKTGSTAAQFLKIGVGARPIALGGAFVAQANDLSAMYWNPAGLALLPGASVQLAHTRYLADIAYNFAAFGTSLGNVGTLAASLIYLDSGDMLVRTIAQPEGTGERFKVQNYAIQVSYGRSLTDRFSIGGSFKFIQERIWHSTASSIALDVGTLFTTPYERLRLGASFSNFGPKMQMSGRDIVFSTDPTPNQGGVVEIVNSEYLMDRHPLPLLFRIGLSWDALRTASHTIALSTDATHPNDNYEYVNFGAEYDFRNLIALRAGYRNLFEADSEQGLTMGGGLNLRIDRALRVRIDYAWADFGRLEQTHWFTVDLGF